Proteins from a single region of Electrophorus electricus isolate fEleEle1 chromosome 5, fEleEle1.pri, whole genome shotgun sequence:
- the LOC118241444 gene encoding uncharacterized protein LOC118241444 isoform X2 has protein sequence MTDFLAGESLRSALRPSALGPTWYSMTNHHRMPGPSAKDRLPSGRCVGTPALLPGSQQIGERTVTGVYVHPGSGGVHPQEFLGGGLEPGPRKTEMHHNNQKEGSWVDPSGSPVGRAEAHVPSLQWTHQRDWRGLPKAQEANRRWDAPRVAGEWRTVGAGSMSGTGVDVHPRMSIEAPDTYKA, from the exons ATgacggacttcctagcaggag AGAGTCTACGCTCTGCTctacgcccttcggcactcggacCAACGTGGTACAgtatgaccaaccaccacaggatgccaGGTCCTTCAGCTAAAGAcagacttcctagcgggagatGTGTAGGCACCCCCgccctgctgcctggatcccagcagattggggagaggaccgtgaCTGGTGTCTATGTCCACCCCGGAAGTGGAGGGGTACACCCCCaagaatttcttggggggggcctTGAGCCTGGGCCAAGGAAGACCGAAATGcaccacaacaaccagaaagagggcagtTGGGTGGACCCATCGGGATCTCCAGTGGGCAGAGCTGAAGCCCATGTCCCTTCCCTTCAGTGGACTcaccagcgagactggaggggtctgcccaaagcccagGAGGCAAACCGCCGCTGGGATGCTCCTAGAGTGGCAGGCGAGTGGAGGACCGTTGGGGCAGGTAGCATGTCTGGAACCGGggtggacgtgcacccccgcatGTCCATTGAGGCCCCGGACACGTACAAG GCGTAA
- the LOC118241444 gene encoding uncharacterized protein LOC118241444 isoform X1, which produces MTDFLAGESLRSALRPSALGPTWYSMTNHHRMPGPSAKDRLPSGRCVGTPALLPGSQQIGERTVTGVYVHPGSGGVHPQEFLGGGLEPGPRKTEMHHNNQKEGSWVDPSGSPVGRAEAHVPSLQWTHQRDWRGLPKAQEANRRWDAPRVAGEWRTVGAGSMSGTGVDVHPRMSIEAPDTYKVPAQTAGTMSQRLICLCVGAIVCVYNFSTSTGVTLLGAYRTALRETEKLPFCQAAACVYIYTVS; this is translated from the exons ATgacggacttcctagcaggag AGAGTCTACGCTCTGCTctacgcccttcggcactcggacCAACGTGGTACAgtatgaccaaccaccacaggatgccaGGTCCTTCAGCTAAAGAcagacttcctagcgggagatGTGTAGGCACCCCCgccctgctgcctggatcccagcagattggggagaggaccgtgaCTGGTGTCTATGTCCACCCCGGAAGTGGAGGGGTACACCCCCaagaatttcttggggggggcctTGAGCCTGGGCCAAGGAAGACCGAAATGcaccacaacaaccagaaagagggcagtTGGGTGGACCCATCGGGATCTCCAGTGGGCAGAGCTGAAGCCCATGTCCCTTCCCTTCAGTGGACTcaccagcgagactggaggggtctgcccaaagcccagGAGGCAAACCGCCGCTGGGATGCTCCTAGAGTGGCAGGCGAGTGGAGGACCGTTGGGGCAGGTAGCATGTCTGGAACCGGggtggacgtgcacccccgcatGTCCATTGAGGCCCCGGACACGTACAAGGTGCCTGCGCAGACAGCGGGCACCATGTCACAGCgccttatatgtttgtgtgtgggcgctattgtttgtgtttacaactTTTCTACATCTACAGGCGTAACATTGTTGGGGGcataccggactgccctgagagagacagagaagctgccTTTCTGCCAGGCGGCtgcttgtgtgtacatttacacgGTGTCCTGA